One window of the Yamadazyma tenuis chromosome 6, complete sequence genome contains the following:
- the ssh4 gene encoding Protein ssh4 (EggNog:ENOG503NZ1J; COG:S), which produces MAHPSSCSLIDVSYPDLSTDRASTSDSNTDLVLIFVAVFSFLSLALLVSCIALLIVFIRRRLAVSEAELIRQEENQVYLELDSDEQELYFQSKEYLAENPYFRNDLTLSQNLLISEKGIGAWEFVKDALLTNHELLILNKYELNFFKPMECSVSTNLPIPTKNDVYYFESKVYSLPNVENTKISIGMGVRPYPWFRLPGRHAHSVSYDSDGHRRHNQPFKVTTPPPFPSLIEGDVVGVGYRVRSGTIFFTRNGKKLSESKLGGHIKHFKIPHEGQLYPIIGASNLCSIHVNLGQMGFVFIEANVKKWGFAPLEGNGPAPPAYNKFNSDILLERSEIDENDLSERDSDFPPDFWRDQEEMAYDEDDANDKFSYNAYSDANSVDERITLSSLVPPNMPPSYESGSDADDEGDEARFTCMPTSEYDVLVLTNGSVSQVENKLQDMNEQLDNALPKHYRLRYLNSFADLVQFVDDFKADTHKQVDFAGKIFLMFFDGLEFIQNVLSDAIDYYQRCLMRKANFDFDAMYKLEHTNFEMNRFHEHAPYNKLSNCYFYFDSSIFDFGDLDFENGFNHLITIVSDVLKKMNFMVGNIKGIVLDDFDLKGEKIFPIHCLLRSYPRIERIELASDAAVVMRGLLT; this is translated from the exons ATGGCTCACCCCCTGTCATGCTCACTCATAGATGTTAGCTACCCCGACCTCAGCACGGACAGGGCACTGACGTCCGACTCCAACACCGACCTCGTGCTCATCTTCGTAGCGGTGTTTTCCTTCTTGAGTCTTGCGTTGCTTGTTTCGTGTATAGCCCTATTGATTGTATTTATCAGGAGAAGACTAGCGGTGTCTGAAGCAGAACTCATACGACAAGAAGAGAACCAGGTGTACCTCGAGCTCGACAGCGATGAACAGGAGTTGTACTTCCAGTCCAAAGAGTACTTGGCGGAAAACCCCTACTTTCGAAACGATCTTACCCTCTCACAGAATCTCCTTATTCTGGAAAAGGGCATAGGAGCATGGGAGTTTGTCAAAGATGCTCTCTTGACGAACCACGAGTTGTTGATCCTCAACAAGTACGAGTtaaactttttcaaacccaTGGAGTGCTCGGTACTGACCAATCTTCCGATCCCTACCAAGAACGATGTCTACTACTTTGAAAGCAAAGTCTACAGTCTACCCAACGTGGAGAACACCAAGATCAGCATTGGGATGGGTGTCAGGCCCTATCCTTGGTTCCGGCTTCCAGGAAGACATGCCCATTCGGTTAGCTACGATAGTGATGGCCATCGAAGACACAACCAACCATTCAAGGTTACCACCCCTCCACCATTTCCTTCGTTGATCGAAGGAGATGTGGTAGGCGTTGGTTATCGGGTCAGAAGTGGAACCATTTTCTTTACCCGAAATGGCAAGAAATTGAGTGAATCAAAACTTGGTGGACACATTAAACACTTTAAAATCCCCCACGAGGGCCAACTTTATCCAATTATAGGAGCGAGTAATTTATGCTCGATTCATGTCAATTTAGGCCAAATGGGGTTTGTGTTTATTGAGGCCAACGTCAAGAAATGGGGGTTTGCACCGCTAGAAGGAAATGGTCCTGCTCCCCCTGCCTACAATAAGTTCAATTCGgacattcttcttgagcGGTCGGagattgatgaaaatgaccTCAGTGAAAGAGACAGTGATTTCCCGCCGGACTTTTGGCGGGATCAGGAGGAGATGGCCtatgatgaagatgatgcCAATGACAAGTTTAGTTATAATGCGTACAGTGATGCGAATTCGGTGGACGAGCGAATTACTTTAAGCAGTCTTGTGCCGCCGAACATGCCTCCGTCGTACGAGTCGGGGCTGGATGCGGATGATGAAGGAGACGAGGCG AGATTTACCTGCATGCCCACATCCGAATATGATGTGCTTGTATTGACCAATGGCTCTGTCCTGCAAGTGGAAAATAAGTTGCAGGACATGAACGAGCAGTTGGATAATGCGTTGCCCAAACACTACCGGCTTCGATACTTGAACTCATTTGCAGACTTGGTGcagtttgtggatgactTCAAAGCAGACACACACAAACAGGTTGATTTTGCCGGCAAGATCTTCCTTATGTTTTTTGATGGGTTGGAGTTCATTCAGAATGTGCTTTCGGATGCAATTGACTACTACCAGCGGTGCTTAATGCGCAAGGCTAATTTCGATTTTGATGCCATGTACAAGTTGGAACACACGAATTTCGAAATGAATCGGTTCCACGAGCACGCTCCTTATAATAAGCTCAGCAACTGTTATTTCTACTTTGACTCTTCAATATTTGACTTTGGagacttggactttgaaaatgggTTCAACCACTTGATCACCATTGTGAGTgatgtgttgaagaaaatgaattTTATGGTGGGAAACATCAAGGGGATTGTGTTGGATGATTTCGACTTGAAGGGAGAAAAGATTTTTCCTATACACTGTTTGTTGCGGAGCTATCCAAGGATTGAACGGATTGAATTGGCATCGGATGCAGCTGTAGTTATGAGAGGATTATTGACATGA
- a CDS encoding uncharacterized protein (COG:S; EggNog:ENOG503NXC4) — MLAAIFVLTVLVATYSLFHLYQRHTAKPKGPVSVISNIKPIDKSFRWDTTEPEKIRPFVNKKDFRPNMGIKNLAAQPEQWLLIEDTYREVTTKKRDITSSNVDKTIQINDSPRSQLAAREYYDSCINFFLMRYPQYFVKKGNQVYNKINDDYVPASSAGEDPMALYLALARTMEEDVVVFLKDDPNDHEMEYTLRSGITGFPSGFDPSDNHDKVISEIHDVVPQYKERLKLSMGRFFNRLQPSDLWVRFNWTIQTHNQHYNLRLNHGHEGESIEEIKFEDIDFENGCFLRCERQVLTRLPKSGANIMTVRTYLTPISKIKQEGLADELCRAIDALPTDLGFYKRRPAWGTAVKQYLNL, encoded by the coding sequence ATGTTAGCTGCTATTTTCGTGCTCAcggtgttggtggccaCCTACAGCCTCTTCCACCTCTACCAGCGCCACACAGCCAAACCCAAGGGCCCTGTCTCTGTTATCAGCAACATCAAACCCATCGATAAGTCCTTCAGATGGGATACCACTGAACCTGAAAAAATCCGTCCCTTCGTCAACAAAAAGGACTTCAGACCAAATATGGgcatcaagaacttggcgGCCCAGCCAGAACAGTGGCTCTTGATCGAAGATACGTACAGAGAagtcaccaccaaaaaacGGGATATCACCTCCAGTAACGTCGATAAAACCATCCAGATTAATGATAGCCCCCGGTCCCAGTTGGCGGCCAGAGAGTACTACGATCTGTGtatcaacttcttcttgatgcGGTACCCCCAGTATTTCGTCAAGAAGGGCAATCAGGTGtacaacaaaatcaatgatgaCTACGTGCCCGCGAGCCTGGCAGGTGAGGATCCAATGGCTTTATACTTGGCATTGGCCAGAACTATGGAAGAGGACGTGGTGGTGTTTCTCAAAGACGACCCCAATGACCACGAGATGGAGTACACCTTGAGAAGTGGCATCACCGGGTTCCCTTCTGGATTTGATCCTTCTGATAATCATGATAAGGTGATCTCGGAGATTCACGACGTGGTTCCGCAGTACAAGGAAAGATTGAAACTTTCGATGGGAAGGTTTTTTAACCGGTTGCAGCCATCCGACTTATGGGTCCGATTCAACTGGACCATCCAGACGCATAACCAGCACTATAATCTTCGTCTCAACCACGGCCACGAGGGTGAAAGCATCGAGGAGAttaaatttgaagatatcgactttgaaaacGGATGTTTCTTGCGGTGTGAAAGGCAGGTGTTGACCAGACTCCCTAAGCTGGGAGCCAACATTATGACGGTTCGCACCTACTTGACGCCGATTCTGAAGATAAAGCAGGAAGGGTTGGCGGACGAATTGTGTAGGGCCATTGATGCTTTACCTACTGATTTGGGGTTCTACAAGAGAAGACCCGCGTGGGGGACCGCTGTTAAGCAGTACTTGAATTTATAG
- the ABP1 gene encoding actin binding protein (EggNog:ENOG503NUCT; COG:Z), giving the protein MEKIDLSTNARNIENAYLKVVRNQGINYLILKVDNSAVVDLEETGQGDLNEFVEHFTDGHVQFGLARVNVPGSDVYKNLLLGWCPANARAKARLSFASNFADIANVLVGYHVQITARDQDDLDVNEFLSRVSAAAGARYSIQSLSSSAKPITSKPISSKAVEPIVPKPAPTPAKSLAPTKPAAPKPAFKPAFVPKSTGNPINVSETPIIKPKPVVSVPKPSVADEDDWGDAEDVEERDFDENPLQNTPSAYKPTKVNITELRKQKSDTISSQPTAVKPADDKPEDGESPHSFKDRMSAYKKNEEPSDGRLTSLPKPKTNHAVSSRFTPVASGPSFGSKPSFIKPVENKTDKLVTGVNRDFASENGKTPAQIWAEKRGKYKTVPQEEEVVEKLAEDVADVQVSAPEEPEDETPEESPEVETPPREATPKEVTPVPSLPVRNLPPPPVRAAAATPVKAVTPPEEKEEPPAPAPAPRPAAALPKKGPSAVAEYSYEKDEDNEIGFEEGDLIIEIDFVDDDWWSGKHSVTGEIGLFPSSYVTVKDGEESKDESNVEPKEEPKEEPKEEPVSAPEETPTATAEYTYEKDEDNEIAFEEGDLIVEVEFVDEDWWSGKHSKSGETGLFPANYVKLNN; this is encoded by the coding sequence ATGGAGAAAATCGACTTATCCACCAATGCCCGCAATATCGAGAATGCCTACTTGAAGGTGGTTCGTAATCAAGGAATCAATTACCTCATCTTAAAGGTTGACAACAGTGCGGTTGtcgacttggaagaaactGGCCAGGGTGATTTGAACGAGTTCGTCGAACACTTTACCGATGGCCACGTCCAGTTTGGGTTGGCCCGGGTCAATGTCCCCGGTTCCGATGTCTATAAGAACTTGTTATTGGGATGGTGCCCTGCCAACGCCCGGGCTAAGGCCAGATTGTCATTTGCCAGCAACTTTGCCGACATTGCCAACGTCTTGGTGGGATATCACGTCCAGATCACCGCCAGAGACCAGGACGACTTGGATGTCAATGAGTTCTTATCGAGAGTCTCGGCTGCTGCCGGTGCTAGATACTCAATCCAGAGCCTCTCTTCGTCGGCCAAACCTATCACCTCCAAGCCAATCAGTTCCAAAGCGGTTGAACCAATTGTACCAAAACCAGCACCAACCCCTGCCAAATCGTTAGCTCCTACTAAGCCTGCGGCCCCAAAGCCTGCATTCAAACCGGCCTTTGTGCCAAAGTCTACTGGAAACCCCATCAACGTTTCTGAAACTCCTATCATCAAGCCCAAACCAGTGGTCAGCGTACCAAAGCCCCTGGTGGCTGATGAGGATGACTGGGGTGATGCTGAGGATGTGGAAGAAAGAGATTTCGACGAGAACCCGTTGCAAAACACCCCTTCCGCTTATAAGCCGACAAAAGTCAATATTACCGAGTTGAGAAAACAAAAGAGCGACACGATTTCTTCACAGCCAACAGCTGTCAAACCAGCTGATGACAAACCCGAAGACGGTGAGTCTCCTCATTCGTTTAAGGACAGAATGTCTGCCTACAAGAAAAATGAAGAGCCTTCAGATGGACGGTTGACGTCTTTGCCCAAGCCCAAGACCAACCACGCAGTGTCATCTCGGTTCACACCTGTGGCGTCAGGACCTCTGTTTGGATCCAAGCCTTCGTTTATCAAGCCGGTTGAAAACAAAACcgacaagttggtgacGGGAGTCAACAGAGACTTTGCTTCTGAGAATGGTAAGACTCCTGCTCAGATCTGGGCTGAGAAGAGAGGAAAATATAAAACTGTTCCACAAGAGGAGGAAGTggttgaaaagttggctgaGGACGTTGCTGATGTGCAAGTGTCTGCACCGGAAGAGCCCGAAGACGAGACTCCGGAGGAGTCCCCAGAGGTTGAGACTCCTCCAAGGGAAGCCACTCCCAAGGAAGTCACGCCAGTGCCTTCTTTGCCAGTTCGTAatcttcctcctcctcctgTCAgggctgctgctgccactCCCGTAAAAGCCGTCACCCCACCggaagagaaagaagaacctCCAGCTCCAGCTCCAGCTCCTAGACCGGCTGCTGCCTTGCCAAAGAAAGGGCCTTCTGCCGTCGCCGAGTACTCCTACGAGAAGGACGAGGACAACGAGATTGGATTCGAAGAAGGTGACTTGATCATCGAAATCGACTTTGTCGATGACGACTGGTGGTCGGGTAAGCACTCAGTCACGGGCGAGATTGGGTTATTCCCTTCTTCGTACGTCACTGTGAAAGACGGCGAAGAGTCCAAGGACGAGTCCAATGTAGAACCCAAGGAAGAACCCAAGGAAGAACCCAAGGAAGAACCCGTGTCGGCTCCAGAAGAAACACCAACTGCCACCGCTGAGTACACCTACGAAAAGGACGAAGACAACGAGATCGCGTTCGAGGAAGGAGACTTGATTGTGGAAGTGGAGTTTGTCGATGAAGACTGGTGGTCTGGTAAGCATTCCAAGTCGGGTGAGACCGGCTTATTCCCAGCCAACTACGTGAAATTAAATAACTAG